In the Balaenoptera ricei isolate mBalRic1 chromosome 1, mBalRic1.hap2, whole genome shotgun sequence genome, TTATCTCAAACTCCTGATACCAGCTCCTGATCTCAAACCACCCCAACCTGCTActtctatagttttctttatgtCAAATAAATGGCCACTCCATCCGTGGcgaaatttattttccaaaaccaAATCCTGCGACAAGATATCTACTCCTGCGTGCTCTTCCTACTCCCCCATCAAGAGAGGAAGTCTATTTCCCTCTGTCTGACTCTTGGCAGAACTCTGtaaccgtcttttttttttttttttttttttttatttatttatggctgtgttgggtcttcgtttctgtgtgagggctttctctagttgtggcaagcgggggccactcttcagcgcggtgcgcgggcctctcaccatcgcggcctctcttgttgcggagcacaggctccagacgcgcaggttcagtagttgtggctcacgggcccagttgcaccgcggcatgtgggatcttcccagaccagggctcgaacccgtgtcccctgcgttagcaggcagattctcaaccactgcgccaccagggaagccctctgtaacCGTCTTGATGCAataaatatggcagaagtgacacaGACTTCCATGGCGAGGTCATAAAAGTTGATACAGCTTCTACCTGGCTTGCTCTCTTTTTGGGGCCACTCACCCTTGGACCTTTGCAACCCAGCCACTATGTTGTGAGGAAGCCAAGCAGCCACATGGAAAGGCCACACAGGGGTGACCCAACCTCAGCTCACAATCAGCATCAATCACTGCACATGTGAGCAAGCAAACTTTCAGATGATTTCAGCCCCCAACTTCAAGCTGCCTCAGCTGACTCAAGTGAGCAGAGACAAACTGTTGCCTCAGAGCCCAGCTCAAATTGCAGATTTGGGAGCAAAATTAATGTTGCTATTGTTTATTACGCTAAGATTggcttgttatgcagcaatagaaaccTAAAACACTGTTCTTCGCACTGCCCAGTCCCAAAACCTTGGAGTCACCCTTGCCACCTCTCTGTCTCTTGTAGCCCAATTCCAATCTGTCAAAAAATTCTAACAAAACATGTCCAGAATCTGACCTCTTCTTACCACCTCCATTGCTATCAAATTTTCACCATCGTTCCTCATATGAGTTATTTTAATAGCTTCCCAACTAGTCATCCTGCTTCCACGCTTGCCCCTCTTCAATCTAATCCTCGACACAGCAGCTAAAGTGATCCTGTTAAAGTGTAAGTCGGATCATATTAACTCTCTAATCAAAAGCTCAGGTGGCTTCCCATATCACTATACAATTTGCTGCCCCCTCCATAACCTTTCTGTCCTCCTTTCCTATGGTCCTCAGTCCCCGGGTCCCACTGGCTCCTTCATGCTCCTCACACACACATGTCTGTTCCCAcatgggcctttgcacatgcttcacttcctcacctccttcaagtctttactcaaatgtcactttttgGGGGAGGACTTCCCCCGCCACGCTATcctccttccctgctttatttttctccatcgtACTCCTCACCACTCACATCAGTTTAATTATTCATCTGGTTTCTCACTTGCCACCACATTCCACCACCGCCCTCACACACAGAGACCCACAGAACACAGAGGAGACTGTTAGCTCCACGGTGACAGGGATTTCTATTTACTCACTATGTTGCATCCCTAGTGTCTTAAACAGTACCTGGTACCTGGTTGGCACATTGAAGGCCATTGATaaacatctgttgaataaatgaatgggattAAATGCTTTGGTTGAAGTCATATCATCTAAGCAGCTTTGGGAGAATCTGAACCCATTTCTTTTGCTCTGGCTTTTATACCAAGTAATATAGTTTCAGCTACAATAATAGAATAAATCTATAAAGAAAATGTACTATTTTATGAAACAAGACATTCAGAAATGTTTCTAAGGTTTATTATTTCAGCAGCACAATTATGGTATCAAGGACCTAGGTTTTTTCTATCTTTCCTCTTTACATTATCTTTAATgtatgttatggactgaatgtttgtgttcccctaaGATTCATAAGTTGAAACCATAACCTCCAATGTGGGGCTCTCgtgatgggattaatgcccttataaaaagaggggGAGACATGGGATCTTTCTCTCTTTGTGCACCTACCAAGGAAAGACCATTTGAGGGCATAACCAGGAATAGGGCCCTCACCAAGGACCTGACCGTGgtagcaccctgatcttggacttctagcctccagaactggaagaaataaatatttgttgtttaagtcacccagcctatggtatttgttatggtAGCCAAAGTAGACTAAGACAGTGCAGCAGATTTTATTTCACAAAGATGGCCACACCTATATATTTCTCCAGATCTAGGCAGGGGATTGTGACCATCCCAATCCAAAGAGTAAGGCAGAAGTGATGCTATATGAGGCTAGGTCACAGAAAGGATTCAGCTTCCCCTTGGCACTCTCTCTTTCAGGATGCTTGTCTGGgaaccatgttgtgaggaagctcAGGCCACACGGAGAAGTTGACATGGGGAGGAACTGAGCCTCCCCTCCAGCAGACAGCACTATCCCAGCCATATGAGTGAGGCATCTTGGAAGTGGGTCGTCCAGCCCCAGGCAAGTCTTTGGATAATTACAGCTCTAGCCAACATTAATTGCAACCTCATGAGAAACACCAAAGCCAGGACCTCTCCCAAATTCCTGGCTCACAGAAACCACTGGAAAgtaataaatgattgttgttgttttaagccactaaatttcgGGGTAATTTGTTAGGGAGCATTACATAACTAATAACATTCAACATGTTGGCTTTCGTCCTTCATAGTTAAGGCGAAGCTGCTATAGCTCCTGACATCACATCATCATGTCAGAAAATGTGACAATATTCTAGGAGCAGAATTCAATTAATCTTACAATAATTATCGAGCAACCAGAATCTTCTAAATTCAAATTTGGACACAGGAAGCTCACCAAGAGCTACCGAACTGTCTGgttttttatactcttttcaaGCAAGggctattctaaaatattttagacaATCCACATATCTTTACAACTAGCAATCTCGCTATTGAAACCCCACTGGTAGTATCCATTATGCCAATTAAAAAGCCACTGCTTTCATCAATGGAAACCTATTTCTATGCCAACTGGTAAAGCAACTGCTATTGATCAGAGATAAAGATCATGGAAGCTCTTATAGTAGCTGCTTCTGGAATACAGGCCTCCTAATTAGAATGCTGGCTTGCCACCTTAGGGTGTGAATTCCCGATTAGGACAAATGATTGTACCTAGAGTATAATGTAAACTACATGCATGAGAGCACACTGCCtgtgaggaaatattttaaaatatatttcagaccTTACAACACCCAGTGTGGCTCTTTTTTCTCAAGTTCATTCCTACATCCCCTCTTAGGCATCCCCTGCAAGTCTCTATATTAGTTTTCACTCACTTCTAAGGAACCAGATCCACCCAAACACAGGAATGGGTTTCTTTTCTGATACTCCCTCTAGAAGGAGCTGCAGATACCCTGTCTAGGCTCTTATATCAGCTAAATGCAAGCCCATTTCCCAAGCAAGGCAGTAATCCTTGTAGGCAGTTCAGTCCAAACCTATATTCAAGGACATAACGCTGTGTTTCTTTAACTGCCTCATCACTTGCAATCAGAGTCAGTGAGCCTCATTACGGGTGCGGGTAGGATTTGATCCCTTGGAGCCAACCACATTAAGGCCAGGACCATGTTACACCTTAATGGCTGTCTTCTGGTTTTCACAGGAGGAGACATTGAAAAATTCCCACCAAATACCTACGTTTTCCTCGGTCTCCATCTGGGGGTGGACAGGAAATGTCCTATTCTCCCAGTGGCAGAGGTCAGCTGAGGTTTATCAAGCCATGTGGATGCCTTGGCATTGCTAAGGAAAATGGAGAGGACAAAAAGCTGATCCGGCAACAGCAGGGGCTGTGAGGAGTAACCCCGGGAGACAGCCTGTATTCCAGCCCCACTTCGTGGTCTTAGACCTGCTCCTTAACTTTTCTTGGCCCctacatttcctcatctataaaacaaacgTTATCTAGATCCTTCTTTGCTGGATAGGCTAGTTCTAGCTACATTGGCTATTACTTCTGGACAAACCTGGCAGTGCTCCCTTCTTAGTTGTTCCCAttattatttcctccctctttcccctccatctctccctctcttcccctatcctcccctcctttccctgtctttttttctttccacatatATAGAGTATCTACTATGACCTCAGAACAGCCACTGTCCTCTAGGAACTCATCATCTGgtaaaatacatatcaataataattactattatttcaATGAGAATAAATACTAAAATGCACTAATATTTACTGGGCTCTCACCATGTGCCAGATATCATGCTATGTGCTTTTCATGCATCAGCTTCTTTAATTGAATTCTCACAGCACCTCTCTGTGGAAGGAACTGTTATTCCCCTTTGACTTTCAGAGAAGTCAAATGATGTACCTCAAGTCTGTCTTGCCCGAAAGAACtttttgaacaaatgaaaaaCCACAGTGCAACATGATAAGTGCTATCTTAGCAGTAGGTACAAAAGCAGAAAAGCtgacaagaaagagagaaaaaggatctCCCCCTACGTGAATCTGGAAAGAAGGTACACGAATGGTACCTTCGAAGAGGGACCACTGAAGAATGAGAGGGACTTTACCTGATGGAGAAGGACCTGAGTGCCAGATTAGATTAACTCATAACTTAGAAAATGataaggaagaataaaaaatgtCGCTGTCATCTAATAATATCACAATAACGGAAATTACTGGGGTTTTCTTTAGGCTAAATATTAACACAGATGTTGCACCATTTtttttggccaaaaaaaataaccACTTCATTATTTCAATTCTTGCCTCATTTCCTCCTTTATTCTAAGTAATGCTGCCTATTTGTTGAAAGGATATGACCCTTCTCTCTTAGGTTCctgcctgcccttcccccagTTTCCAGTCCGTTTGTTTGTTAGTCACGTGATTATTTTCCAGTGCTAAGTGCTTGAGCATACTTTACTTCTTAAGAAACATTCTAGAGCAGGTCAGGGAAACTCCTTCACTTTCTAGGAACACTGCAGCTACATGAAGACCTTAGGTGACTGGTTCTTCATTGAAATTCTGGCTTTGACTTACACCCAGTCACACATTCATTTCAAGTCAGAAAGTGTGGAAATGTGACTTTTTTGCTGCTCAGCACTCATGCCCTTTTCTTAGATGAAGGGAACTCAGTTTTTCTTGGAGAACCACTTCTCCCCCAGTCTCCGGCCAAGGGCTTGAGAGTAGTTACCTGCCCCAGGCCTAGCTGATCAAGGTCACAGTCATACTACCTGACTCATGCTGAGCCAGCGAGCATCaccagccttggaactgtcactggtcctcctgggaaagagaaaaattcttcCCACTTTGGTAACAAGCTGGCGGGATATGAACGTGGCATTACCAGTGCTTATCTTTGTCACCGCTTGAGCAGAGCCAACCTGAAAATGAAGCGAACCCAGTGTCATCTTTCTGCTCAGGCTGGTTAATGCCCTTCATGGCTTTCTCCCTCCCCACACAAGAGGCTACAAGTGTCACTGCAACTGGTCACTAGCAGAGGAGCCCCTGATAGGGGACACAGTGACCACTGATACTGCCTTTATTGAAGAGGTCAGTGCTGTCCCTCACCCTACCTTGATTCCCCACATCCTGGTAGAGATTGCATAACCTCTCCTACTACTTAAAAACCTCTCTCTTGCTTAGTATATTACAACACTGTCCTTATGCCCTGCCAAGACCTGCTAGCCCCTTCTTCATGTTCCAGGAAGTACATCTGAGCAGTCAGTCTGGAATTCTCTCCGAGCTGATATCAGCCCCTCCATCAGCAGGGTGGCACAGTCTTATGGCCAGAAGGCCTTAGACTCTCCACCTTCCCCTGAGGCCCCAGGGCCCTCATGCAGAAGAACAAGGTGCCAGGCTTCTGCCTGGATATCTGTGGCCTCAGCACAGATGTCAGCTGAGACTGCCTGCTTCTCACAAACCCCAGCCTCCAGGAGAACAAGTCGGGGTGCCTGAATGAGCCTACAAGGAGAATATCCCTTCAAACCTGCATCATTATGCAATAATGCTATTTGCTGTGTGTGATAGCCCAGCCATCTCTCAGAGCTGATCAACCAGCCTCATGTCAAACCTTATGATCTTCTGTGATGTTACCCTGATTTTCTCTGGTTCATCTGCATCTTACTGAAACTCGTGACTGCTGGTGGCCACTGGGATGTTTCTGagtcacactctgctcagccaGAGCATCTGAGATATTAACATACCTGGAAGGACCTCTCCTTGGCCCATTTAAGATCCTCTGGTCTTTTTGGGACACTTAGGAAAATGTCACAGCTGCAAAGTGGTCTACAAAGTCCAAGTCTACATTCCTGATACTACACCAACGCTTCCTGCTAGGAACAAACCACAAGAATAAAGGCCATTGGGTTTCCCAGCAATGCCTTATTTGTGGACATATTGCTAAACAGCCACAGCTGCACCAGAGTTTCAGGCAGGTTTCAACTAAGATTGGTTTGTATTTCCCAAGGTCACTTATAAGCCAATTCTTGGGACTCAGATGCATTTTCAATGGAGACAGTGTGACAGACTGTGCAAAGGCCTCAGGTCAAGCCATAAGTGCCTACAGTAACTGTGGTGCCAAGCATGCTATTTCAACTCTTTCCAGTCGCTATTAATTATATAACTTCTTAAAAAGTGCATGTCAAGCTCCCATGCAGGGTTCTCAGACATGCTTCCCAGCCCTCACATCTTGGCAGCCTAAGAGAATTACCTCCACTGatcaaacattcattcattcctacAGATATTTATCTGTTTTGCACCAGGCACAGCTCTTGGTGCTACAGatacaacaatgaacaaaatgcacCCCCCAGATAttccaaaatgggaaaacaaggtcaCCTGCTGCTATACCGGCCAGCATAATAGAGGAAGGGCCACCTAGCCGTTTCTTCAAAAATGACTAGGGTGCCCCAAAGGTAAATTTCCATTTCTACCCTTGAATGCAGAAATGCCGACTCTCAAAGTACCAGTTTTCTACCTTAACAATGTTTAgatctagtctttttttttatttttttaaacaaaatgtccCAATAATTTAATGGCAGATCTAGAAGACAGCATTTATAGCTATTCCGGGACTCTCCAACAAAAAGCTTTTCCTGGATGCACAGATATTCATAATACTGATCACGCTCAGTCGACAGCTCTGGCTTGTACACGTGGTCACGAGGCCCTTCGTACAGCACAGGAGAGCACGACAGGGTGCCCGGGAGGCATCTGGACAGCACACAGCAAAAGGAAAGGCTGAACTCCCCCCACagaaccccattaaaaaaaaagtttgtctaTTACAAAGTCACGCTTTCCATTTTTTCCGCTTTATAAGGTCAGCGATGCTGGAGGGTGTCTAGCGGAATCCGTCCTCCAGAAATGAGTGCAAAAGGGCAGCACGAGGCTCAGGGACGTCCCCTCTGTGAGCAGATGGAAGGGCCAGCCGGAGACCTCCCATCCGTTTCGGGCAAACACACGCATACAGAAAAGGATTATTGCCAGCTTGTGTACTTTCACAATGTGATTTTTGTATTTCGAAAGCTTGAATTGTCCTTGATGCTGTCGGTGTGGGTTTTGTATTCCATAATGGTGTTGGGAGGTAGGTTAAGCACTCGCCGAAGCGTATCCCGGATGCGGGCTGTGGTGGCTTGGTCACTGGCAGTCTTATTCCATATTGAAATAATGTCCTCCCGAAACCGGACAGAGACCACAGCCCCACAGATCTCCTCCCCAACCGTGAACTGTTCCCCCAACATGGCCAGGATGAGAGTCTCCCAACAACGGGATGCCAAGCCCTTCCGCAGCTGAATAATCCACTTGCCACCATTTTTATTTGCATCATCCTTCCACATGGGTTTAATTCCTTCTTTGAAGAGATGGAAGTCACTGTGGCCTGTCAGGTCCCCGGGATGTACCATGCGGCTGTAAAACCTCCAGAACTGCTCCACAGAGGCAAAGATGCCAATCTGTTTGATATTCTGTTCGTAGCTCTGTGAGCTGGTGGGACGGCCAGGGGTTCTCCTGGAGTACCAGAAAGTGTAGTTATACTGCAGGGGGTGCTCTGCTGGCCCAGGGACAACAGCCTTCCTCTTGCTGCTGCTCTGACTCTTGTCTCGTTCCGTTTTTTCCTTCTCACCATCTTTCCGTGTGCTGTTTTCTTCATTCTGATCCTGGTCCCCACTGTCGTCATCTTTCAACGCGTCGAACTTGTTGTTCATCCTCTCGCCGCCGCCGTCGTCACTGCCTCACCTAGATCTCGTCTTTACATCCCTTTTTCACCTTTGGCTGTTGACCCTTAAATAAACTAGAAGCAAATCATCGAACTAAGAAATATTCCTTCTTCTTCCATGTGTCAGAGAAGATCCTGGGAGATACACTGAGTCTCAGTGAGCTTGACTGGCTTGAGGGCTTCAGGTTCCTTGGGAATTATGAAGGGgcaagggtggggaaggggaagagcagGGAGGGGTGGCGACGCTCCTCACACCAGTGGAACCACCAGACCAGGGGATTTCGAGCCAGTCCAGATAGTAAGAAGGAAATGGCATTCTTCTTCTTCCCCACTGCGCTGGGAGAACCTTCTGGGTGGAATCATCTGGACTCtagctctctaagctttgctcaCTTCCTTATATAACTCAGCATCCCTCTAGAAAACTAACTGCAGAATGGAGCTTACATATTTACCCAGCTCTTTACTCCctctcatttattcactcagagCACTCAAAGTGTGCCTAAATTTAAAGGAATATTGATAATTTTCAAGTGCTCATTGCTCCTTATAAAGTGGTCCTATGGGTATATCCTCCCACCACgtttaatgggttttttttttgcaattggttttaaaaacaaaaccaaaaaaaccaacccatttccttacagagagaaaaacaaactccAAGAATAACAAATCTCTGTGACACTTTGTAGCTTCTCCGTTTCCTTCTTAATAGGTTTACAACTTGCATTgaccttttttggtttttttgatttgCAAAATATCCACAATAAAAACCAGTGACTTCCCAAAGGCATCATTAGATCATGAGCTTCCTTAGAACAGAGAGTGTCTTTAGTTCTATTGAGGAGTGTATGATGAAGGGCAAACAAAaagtaataacaaaataaaatccacCAGTTATACAGATATCGCTCAAAAACTGGCCCAGGCTTTCACGACTAGGGTGTCACATTTTTCTGTTGACCTGACACCAGAAAAAGCAAAGCAATCTTCTGAAGACATGGACAAAATGTTTCTAGAGTATGTCTGTTTAAGATTATGGGAGGGGAAAATTATACTTGTTTTATTTGGCAATAATAATTCGACCTAGACGTGTGTAGAGGATAAAAAAATTCCTTCTCCACAACTTTTATTCCCATAGAGAGTGAATTCGCAAAGGTCACTAGAATGAGTTCAGAGACTTGGTGCTGGTAAACAGCATGCCTCTTCCTCCCCGGAGCAAGTGCAGCTGTGTTCCAAACCCCAGCACCAGAAACTTGAGGCCATGTGCCAACCCATCACACCAGAGTCCAGTCCATCCTCATTGCTGCAGCTCATGGTGACAAACATTGAGAGGGCAAGTGGAGGTGGCTGGATCTCCTCTGCTTCTTTTTCACCCTTCTACGGGGATAGGATGTGGAGGTGAGAACGTGAACAAGTGTTCTGCTGTTCCCGTTAGGAGTCTGAGCGTGGAGAACAGAAGCCCAGCATCTGGCAGGAGATGGCAGCTCAGTGGTCTTTATCCCTGGGAGCCCTCCTGCCACGTCTTCAGACATTTCTGGATTGGAGGGCTTACAGTCAGCCAACTTGACTCCACGTTCTGCAACACTCTACCTTATGACTTTGGACAAGCCACTGAGTCTCACTCTTCTCATTCATAAAATTGGGAATAATATAATCTCACCACTTAGGGCTGAGCACTGAATGAGTTAATAGGAGCACCATAACTGACACATAGAAAGCAGGGCACAGTGGTAGCTAATATTCCAAGGGATATTACTTGGATTTTTCTTATGTGAAACTACAAAGCCTGTACTTTCTTCCCCACCTTAGAGATGATGCTTTTCCATTTAAGCCCAAAAGATCCAGAGACTTTACAGTACTGGTGATGCCCTGTACTCAGCATGATGGCCAGCATGGGAATTCCGGCCTCTGTGTGAAGTGCTGTGCTAGAGCCTGAAAACAagcttggtttgttttttctgttcaaGAATGAATGAT is a window encoding:
- the LOC132350742 gene encoding eukaryotic translation initiation factor 4E type 2-like, yielding MNNKFDALKDDDSGDQDQNEENSTRKDGEKEKTERDKSQSSSKRKAVVPGPAEHPLQYNYTFWYSRRTPGRPTSSQSYEQNIKQIGIFASVEQFWRFYSRMVHPGDLTGHSDFHLFKEGIKPMWKDDANKNGGKWIIQLRKGLASRCWETLILAMLGEQFTVGEEICGAVVSVRFREDIISIWNKTASDQATTARIRDTLRRVLNLPPNTIMEYKTHTDSIKDNSSFRNTKITL